ATCCTGCCCTGTGTTCTACTCCAATATCCTCTGCAGCAGTTATCTGAACATGATCAATGTATTGACGATTCCATAGTGGTTCAAATATCGAATTGGCAAAACGGAAAGCAAGTATATTCTGAACGGTCTCTTTCCCAAGAAAGTGGTCTATCCGGAAAATCTGGTCTTCCCTAAAAGACTCGTGAACAAGCCCATTAAGCTCTTTTGCGCTTTCAAGATCTCTTCCAAAAGGCTTCTCAATCACTATGCGAACTTCCCTTTCCTCAGATCTACTGAGACCCAATTTACCCAGGTGTTTCAGTATGATCGAATGCATTTCGGGAGGAATAGAGAGGTAAAAAAGAAGATTTGATCTAACCTGCTCGTTCCTCTCCAATTCGTCGATCCTTTTTTTCAGTTCGCCGTATGTCTCTTCTTGATCATAGTCGCCCTGTAGGTACTCAATTTTAGTTTCAAATCCCTTCCAGAGATTGCAAATCTTTGGATCAGATCTGGAGTAATCCTGAACCCCCGCAAATAACCTATCGCGAAAGCCTTTATCCGATATCTTGCTCCTAGAAACGCCGATTACGTTGAATTTTTCAGGGAGCAGACCTTCACAACCGAGGGAGTGAACAGCTGGAACAAGTTTCCGTTGTGTAAGATCACCGGAAGCCCCGAATACAATCATTATTGAATTCTCAATCTTCGCCATCTTTGCTCCCCGGTCTTGTGTGTTTTATTTCGTGGCCACCAAACCTGTTTCTTATGGCTGCAAGGAGTTTCGCCGAATAATCCTCTTCGACACGGCTCTCAATCCGCTTCTGCAGAGACAATGTAATTACCGGGGCGGGGACGTCGAGATCCATGGCCTCAACAACTGCCCAACGTCCTTCTCCTGAATCTGCAACCCATGGCTCTATGTTGCGGAGATTCTGATCACCGGCTAGTATATCGCTAATCAACTCCAAAAGCCATGACCTGATCACACTTCCGTGAAGCCATATATCGGTGACTTCCTTCAGATCGAAATCAAATTCCTTCTTCGCTCTAAGGATCTCGAATCCTTCCGCATAGGCTTGCATCAACCCGTACTCTATTCCGTTATGGATCATCTTTGCGAAATGGCCGGCTCCCGCTTGGCCAACTCTTCCCCACCCTTTGTCTTGTTCAGGCGAAAGTGTTGTGAATATTGGCGCGAGGTTATCTATGATCTCTCTCTCACCTCCAATCATCATGCTGTAACCTTCTGTCAATCCCCAAATTCCCCCGCTTGTGCCGACATCTACGAAGTTAATTTCTCTTTCCGAAAGTCTTTCCGATCGCCTAATTGAGTCTTTGTAATTACTGTTGCCTCCATCAATGACTATATCTCCAGAATCGAGCAAGTCTTTGAGAACATTTATAGTTGTTTCAGTTGGAACGCCTGCAGGAATCATCAACCACAGAATACGAACCGGCGACAACTTCCTCACAAGCTCTTCCAGAGAAAAGGCCGGGCGAAGTCCTATCTCTTCAGCCAGAACCTTTGTAATCTCAGAATTGAGATTATATCCGGTGACAGTATGCCCGCCAGCGACGAGTTTTCTGGCAATATTGCCTCCCATTTTACCAAGTCCTACTATCCCTATCTCCATAGAAGCATCTCCTTCTCAAGAACTCTGACTCTCAGAGAATTTCTACGGAACTTCCGATAGCAGAGTCGAGTTATTTAAGACGTTGTTACTAAACAGATTCCTAATTGGGCTCTCACATTTCCGAAAACCAGCAGGTTGCTCATAGTTCTATTGTATCAATCGAGGTTGATTCAACCCTCCCTAGTTAGGCAGTGCTGTTATTACTAATCAACTAGCTATCTTCAAGAACCGAATCCCGAATTAGGTTGGAGTCTATGGGTCTTGAGTGATTCCCAGCAAAAGAATATTTCTTACTGCCCACCAAAGATTTGACTTTCACAGTGTACACAAATGACTGATTTTGTTTCTGTCTCTTGTATAGGAATTCGATAAATCAACTTTTGTTGATGTGACAAACTCTCTAGATACGCTGTGACTCAGTCATAAGCCGATTTACCAATCAGGGTATTTGGAGGCGATGGAAATGAGGAAGTGCTCTTTCTCGGTTCTTCGGTTATGCAATCTTGATCACAGGTTGTGTCGGTCTACTTCGGACAAACGAAATGAAAGGGTCCGTCTTCACGGTTGAGTACATTGAAAACGCTTCAGTAAAAGTCTATGACCTTGATGGAAACCGGGTTATCGAAAGGGAGGTTCTCGATACCTATACCAAACGGGTTCAAGTTCCCGGTAATACTACTGGTTCCTTCGATATCCCTGAAGAACAGGAGAAGACTGATGCTCTTGCATCGGTTGTCGAAGAGTCCTTCCATTCGGAGCAAATACTTGTAAACCTTAGTTCCCGAAAAGTCTAACGATGAAAATCTTCGTAAAGCATTGAAAAGACTACGTTAGAGTTAATTTCTCTAGGTTTATCCCTCGTTATATATTTTATGTAACAGAGATCACAAGATTCTTCAAGTCCCTGCTAAAACAGCTCAAAATGATCAGTTATAGATAACCTTGACAAAAAGCTCTGAAAAAGGATTCAACCTCGATCCCCGTACTGGATATTGTTTCAGTAGCTTTGAGGAGCTTCATCTCGAATAAGGAATAAGAACGACATTCTATTTCACACTCCTTCCACTTACAGGTTCTTATAATAGTCTTAGTCTCAAATGGAGGTGACAAGAATGAAGAAGATAGCAGTTCTCTCGATCCTAATTCTGATTCTTGGAGTAGTGGGCACAGCTGCACCCGGTTTAAGAAATGCCATGGATGGGGAGATTTTGCAACTACGTCTACAAATCCAGATTGCGAATGCAATAAACGCAGCCGACCTCTCTCCTGAACAGCTGGGCCAAGTGTATGATCTCGCAAAATCCGCCCGCGAGGAACTCGAAGCGCTAAAGGAAAGGGTCACGAATACTTTTGAAGAGACTCTGGAAAAGGCAATCTCCGGTGAAGAAGCGACTCTTCCAGAAATGGATTCAGTCAGGGCAAGAATGCAGTCGATAGTCGAGAATTATCTGAACGGCCTGAAATCAATTATAACGGTCGAACAGGCCGAGAATCTTGCTGAGTACTTCAGTGAAATGGCATTTGGAAATCGAGCTGACGCCTACAAGAAAAATGCGCCTTTGAGAGAGAGAATCGAAGAAAGACTTCCGGAGATTGAGGAACAACTGAGACAGCAGTTCAGAAATCTTCCTCCCGAAGCCCAAGAACGCCTCAAGAATCTCGATGTTGACGAAAGAACGAGAGTCTTGAAAGAGAAGATGGCCGACAGGCTCAATGCCAGCAGACCAGGAATGGTTGAGAGACCCGCGCAAAACAACTTCACTGCTCAAAGACTGGCAATGGTCCTTCTATC
The genomic region above belongs to Mesotoga sp. UBA6090 and contains:
- a CDS encoding DUF5790 family protein, which translates into the protein MKKIAVLSILILILGVVGTAAPGLRNAMDGEILQLRLQIQIANAINAADLSPEQLGQVYDLAKSAREELEALKERVTNTFEETLEKAISGEEATLPEMDSVRARMQSIVENYLNGLKSIITVEQAENLAEYFSEMAFGNRADAYKKNAPLRERIEERLPEIEEQLRQQFRNLPPEAQERLKNLDVDERTRVLKEKMADRLNASRPGMVERPAQNNFTAQRLAMVLLSDEALEVMEKMLNQQ
- the gnd gene encoding phosphogluconate dehydrogenase (NAD(+)-dependent, decarboxylating) — encoded protein: MEIGIVGLGKMGGNIARKLVAGGHTVTGYNLNSEITKVLAEEIGLRPAFSLEELVRKLSPVRILWLMIPAGVPTETTINVLKDLLDSGDIVIDGGNSNYKDSIRRSERLSEREINFVDVGTSGGIWGLTEGYSMMIGGEREIIDNLAPIFTTLSPEQDKGWGRVGQAGAGHFAKMIHNGIEYGLMQAYAEGFEILRAKKEFDFDLKEVTDIWLHGSVIRSWLLELISDILAGDQNLRNIEPWVADSGEGRWAVVEAMDLDVPAPVITLSLQKRIESRVEEDYSAKLLAAIRNRFGGHEIKHTRPGSKDGED